Genomic window (Streptomyces yatensis):
GACCCTGAACCGCCACGGCATACGCATGGGCAGCAGCGACATATACGGCCCGGTGGAGGAGCTCAAGGAGGTCGCAGAAGCTCTCGTCGTCGGGATCGAGCAGGACGGCGGCGACTACTGGATGCCGTTGTTCGTCACCACCACCGACGGCATCGACGTCGACGACGTGCTGCGCGAGAAGATCCGCAACGCCATACGCCACGGAGCCTCCCCCCGCCACGTACCCGACGAGATCATCCAAGCCCCCGGTATCCCGCACACCCGCACCGGCAAGAAACTCGAAGTCCCCGTGAAACGTCTGCTGCGCGGAGACGCTCAGGACACCGTGGTCGACCCCGGCAGCGTCGACAGACCAGAACTGATCGACTGGTACGCACGGATCGGCGCCGCTCACCGTACGCGGCGTGGCACCGCTCTCGGTTCCGCTCCGTCCCGATCAGCGAACGGCAGACCCTAGAGCATTGAACGCTGCCCCGGGCTGCCCGACGCCGAGGCCGGCAGCATCGTTCCTGATAGCGGGGCCAGTCTGTCCGAGACCTGCCTACCGCCTCCGATCACCGCACAAGGCACGACGAAGGAGCCCTGCCATGACCTACATCGCCTTGGAAGAAGCTTTCATCATCCCGGAGTTGTTCTCGCGCCAACCCTCGTCGCCCCAGAAGATCCAGGTCAGCGACCAGTACGTCAAGGACTGGGGACGACGCCTGGGTGACTTTGAGGAGCACCGTCTTCCCGACATGGACGCACACGGCATCGACATTCAGATCCTGTCGCTGAGCGTCCCCGGCATCCAAGCCGACACCGACGCCGGCGCCGCCGTCGACAACGCCCAGTTTGCCAACGACTTCCTCGCCCAGACCATCGCTCGCCACCCCACCCGCTTCAGGGGGTTCGCCGCCCTCCCCCTGCAGGACCCTGCCGCCGCCGTGGCCGAACTCCAGCGCTGCGTCGAGCAGCTCGGATTCAAAGGTGCCTTGGTCAACGACCACACGCAGGGCCGATACTTGGACGATCCCGCATATGAGGAACTGTGGAGCGCGTTGGAAGAGCTCCGTGTGCCGTTGTATCTGCACCCCGGTTCGCTGCCCTGCGACGACTGGCACGTGATGCGCGGACGGCCCGAGATGTACGGGGCCAGCTGGAGCTGGCAGGCCGAAACCGGCGGCCACGCCATGCGGCTGATCTACGCCGGAGTGTTCGACCGGCACCCCGCCGCAACCCTCATCCTCGGGCACCTCGGCGAGTTCCTGCCGTTCCAACTCTCCCGCATCGACTCGCGCTACCGCTCGCTCCGGGTCGACGAACCGCTCCAGCGGATGCCGTCGGAGTACTTCGGGAGCAACATCCTGATCACCACGAGCGGGGTACTGGCCCCGGAGGCCGTACAAGCCGCCGTGCTGACCATCGGGGCCGACGCGGTCATGTTCGCGGTCGACTACCCGTACGAGGTTACGGCCGACGCGGTGGCCTCGATCGAGAAGGCTGACCTTCCATCCCAGGTGAAGGAGAAGGTTGCCCATCTGAACGCCCGACGTGTGCTGCGCATCTGACCGCAGCGCCTCGTCGGCAAGGCCGCCCAGCTCGGGCAGGGGGTCTGGTCCGGAGAAGACGGCGTGGCGGGCGAGCCGCTCGGCAGCCGTGGGATGCTCGCCGAACAGGAGCGCCAGACCCCGCCGGTGCGACTCCCTGTTCTGCCGCTTCGGCTGGGCATCGCACCTTCCCCGGCGCGTGATCAGATGTCAGATGGAGTCCGGGGCCAAGCCCGGGTCATCCCCGTACTGGGGCAGGAGGGCCGCGATCTCGGCTGCCGGGCGGGCTGTGTGCAGGCTGAGCAGGTCGGCGATCAGGTCGTCCAGGGGTGGCCAGGGAATGTTCCCGTGGTCGTTGTAGAGGCTGACCAGGCCGTGCAGCGCGGTCCAGAGCATGAGGCCGGCCTGCCACTGCTGCTCCGCCGAGGGCTGCCTGCGCTCTCCCTCGGCGGCGGCCGCCAGGGAGGTCACGACGGCCTCGAGCAGTTCGGCCCCGGCGCCGTGCGCTGATCCGGGGACAAGGTCGTCCGGCATCCGCCCGCCGAAGAGAGTGCGGTAATGGCCGGGCTGGCCGACTCCCCAGCGCACGTAGGCCGCGCACCGGGCGACGAGGTCGACCAGTGGATCCGGGGCTGACTCCGCGGCCTGGTCCATCAAACGGGCCAGTTCCTCATAGCGCAGCCGCAGCACGTGCTGGATCAATGCGCTCAGGTCGGGGAAGTGGCTGTAAATGCTGGCAGGTGCCACCCCGACCTCACGCGCTACCTGCCGCAGCGTCAGCGTCTCCGGCTGATCAAGGGTGGACAGCAGCTTCGCCGCGGCGTCTACGAGCTGGGCCTTGAGGACCTGCCCCTGCCCGCGCGGATTGCGGCGACGGGGAGCGGAGCGCTCCTGAGACGACATCTTCGCCCCCTTCTGACCAGTGCGAACAGTTGAGCAACAGATGTTCACCGTACAGGCAGCGCACGCCCTTGACATCACTAACCAACGGTTGTTTACTGAAGTAACCAACAGTTGTTCAGTTAGAGGATGAATGATCATGCGCATAGCCGTACTCGGAGCGTCAGGGCGGACCGGCAGCGCGCTCGTCGATAAAGCGCTGGAACGGGGACACGAGGTCGTGGCCCTGGTTCGCACGCCGGCCAAGGTCACCGTGCCCGCGTCGCGGCAGGTCGAGGTCCGGAAGGCGGATGTCACCGACCCGCAGAGCTTCCCCGACCTGACCGACGTCGACGTGACCGTCTCTGCCATCGGTATCGGTAAGGGTGACGGCCCGGGCGCACTGGTCGCCGGGGCCAGGGTGCTCGCGTCGGCGAACTCTCGTGCGACGGTATGGCTCGGCGCACTGGGCTCGGGCGTGTCGAGTCGATCGGGTGGGCTGATCTATGCGGGGGTGATGCGGATGTTCGTCGGCTCGGAGCTGGCCGAGAAGGTCGAGGCCGACCGGATCGCCCTGGATGCCGGCGCTACGGTGTTCCACGCCCCGGACGTCACCGATGGCCCTCTCAGCCCTACCCGCCACATCGTGCCACTGGCGGACCTGCGGCGTCCGCTGCTGCCGCCCCGAATCTCCCGGGCCACGCTGGCCTCCTTGTTGCTGGACGAGGCGGAGACGGGCCGGCACGGTACCGGAATCGTCGTACCCCTGAGTTAGTCATCGGTTGACGCGACAGCCCCCGTTGTCCACGGGGGCGGGAGTGAACCGCCATCGGCAACCGCGATCGCGGTTGTGCAGACGGCCATGCCCGGCACCGACGCGTGACAGGGGGCTGCCCCTCATCGGGCAGGCCGAGGTCAACGAGCACCGGCCGTCGCGGTAGCCCGAACAAAATCGCCTGGGCGAATCAGGCATCGCCTGGTGCGAGTAACTACATCGGAAGGTCATCATGGGCAACTTCTCAGGAAAAATCGGACTCGTGACGGGTGCTGGAAGCGGAATCGGCCGCGCGACGGCGATCGAGCTGGCCCGGCAGGGTGCCACTGTCACCGTCACCGACATCAACGAGGCCACAGCCGTCGAGACCACCGAAACGATCAGGAAGGACGGCGGAGAGGCACTTGCACTCAGCGTCGACATCGCCGACGAGGACGCGGTGCGGACGGCCGTCGAACGCACGGTCGAGACGTACGGCGGCCTCGACTTCGCCGTGAACAACGCCGGCCTGGACTCACACCACCGGCAGCTCGACCAGATGCCCCTGGAGGAGTTCGAGCGCGTGACCCACGTCAACCTGGGTGGGACCTTCCTCTGCATGAAGTACGAGCTACCCGCTCTGCGGAGCCGCGGCGGCGGCGCGATCGTCAACGTCGCCTCCAACGGCGGCCTGTACGCGATCCCGACCGCCCCCGCCTACGTGGCAGCCAAGCACGGCATCGTCGGGCTCACCAAGGTAGCCGCCGTGGACTACGCGCCGCACAACATCCGCGTCAACGCCGTCTGCCCCGGCCCGACCCGTACACCCGGCTTCGAAAGGGTGGCGGCCGGAACCGACTTGATCGCGATGCAGGAGGCGATCACCCCACTCGGCCGGATGGCCACATCGGAAGAGGCCGCCGCAGCCGCAATCTGGCTCTGCTCGGACGCCGCGTCCTACATCACCGGGATCGCCCTGTCGGTCGACGGCGGACGGCGGGCATGAGGTCATCGCGGTCGAGGAGTACACGGCCGCCGAAGCCCTCAGCCTGCCCCGGCCTCGGAACATCCGCGCCACACAAGGACGGAGTCGCCCTCAGCGACCCGACGACGGCTCATGAACGATCGAGGCTGACGCTTGTCACAGCATTCCTTGATCATTAGGGGTGTGTCGATGGCGAGGCGGGGGCGTCATCGCAGGCTGGAGTTCGAGGTGGAGTACTGGCGCCTGCCGGCAGCCGGGGTGGGCACCGTGGACGCCTGCAAGCAGCTCGGGTTCGGGCAGAAGACCGGGCACCGGTGGCGGACACGGAACGGAGGTCTCCAGCGGGCGTCCAGCTCGCGGCAGAAGAAGTCGATGCGTGCGCCATGGCCGCGATCAGCGCCGTGGGAGCTGCCAACAGGGCTGTGAACCTGGCGGAGACGCTGGGAATCGACAAGCTCTTCCGGATCGGCAAGGACGAGGAGTGATCTCCGAGTGCCCTCCTCGCCGGGCCGCACGAGTCACCGGGCGTCCTCCGTTTGTGGCGGCTCGTCTCCGCGAACGCCGATCTCGAACCAGGTGGTTTTACTTGAGTTCCGCTGGGGTGCTGGGTTGATGCCGGCCTCCTTCAGGACTTCCCAGATGGCGGACGCGCCCACCTTCACTCCCGGCACGAGCAGTTCGCCCTACAGGCGCCGGTACCCCCAGCTCGGCTTCTCCTTCGCCAGGCGCAGCACCAGGATGCGGATGGAGCGCACGGTGCGCGGTCGTCCTGGGCGTTTGGGGCGGCAGAAGGCGGCATGGCGGCGTTTGACGAGGTTGCGGTGCCAACGCAGGACTGTGTCGGGGCGTACGAGCAGCCGTAATCGTCGCAAGACGTGCAGTGGCAGCCGGTGCAGCAGCGCAGCCAGGGATGCCCGATCGCTGGGCGCGAACCGGCTCTTGTCCCTGCCGAGTTGACGTTCCAGCACGGTGATCTGGTGGCGCAGGGCGAGGATCTCCGCGTCCTTGTCCCGGTCGGTCATCGGCAGCAGGCGCAGCATTGCGAACGCGTTCGTCACTACCTAGGTAAGCCAGTCGCAGCAGCACGACCGATCATCATGACGCCTGGCCCACCGACTAGCTATGAGGGGCCGAGACCGTTGCCTCACCGCGGAATCTTTTCCGCGTTCTCGTCGGAGCGGGGGGCGTGCCTGTTGAGTCGGCACGGAGCGTGGTGCCGGTGTTGCCACCGGTCCATTCCTCCGTGCCGCTCGCCGAACGCGGCGTACCCGTCTCCGAGTACCGGGCTCTCCACGGACTCTGCCGTTCGCGCGGGGTTGGGGTGGGTCCACGGGTCGGAGGTCGTGTTGCCTCTGTAGCGGTAGCGGGTGACCGTCACCGCTTGGAGGTCGAATAGTTCGATCCCGTCTGCCGAGGGCTTTTGCCACCGTCCGGTGTGGTCGGTGGTCAGGTTCACCAAGGCGTGGTGGATACGCAAAGTGGTGCGCCAGCGGTGAAAACTCATGCTCAGCTCGGTGTGGAACAGCCGGCTCAGGGTGCGCTCGCTGGCCCCCACCGCGCGGCCCAGCTCGGCCGGCGTGGCAGGTCGGGTGGGATCCTCGCGCAACAGGTCCGTGGCCGCGCGCAGCCGGTCGTCGCTGGCTTCCTGCAGGTGCAGGGACGATTCCGCCGCGTCGACGAGCTCGTCCACGATGACGGCCAGCAGGCGCCGGTGTGCGCCGGGACGCCGTTCCGGCACGTCGGTGAGAGCCAGACAGCAGGACAAGCCAGGCGAAGATCCGTGTGGAGATCAGGCAGAGCAGTCGCACGAACCTAAGGACTCACGGTGTCGTATCGGTGCAGGGGAGCGTCGTCCCAGGTCAGGGGCTGCGCAGCCCTTCTGAAGCGGTACGGGACCCTAGTGCTCTGGCCGCAAAGGCAGGTCGACGGCGGCGAAGTTCCGGTCGCCCAGCAGCGTCCCGGCACGCAGATCGCCCGCCAGCCGTCCGGCGTACTCCAGCTCGGCGGTAGCGGCCGAGCCGAACACCGCCCCGATCACCGCCCGGGTCCCGCAGGCCACCAGCGCCGCCAGCCGGACCTGCGGATCGCCCTGCGGCACTTCGCCGTGCAGACCGCGATGATCGGCTTCGCGGCGGTCCTCTCCTGCGGCGCCGTTGTGTCGGTCGCCGTCGCGTTGCGCGACCGCGCACCCGGTCCCGGCGCGCTCTCGGCGCAGTCCGCTCGCCCCTCCTGACCTCCCTGCGGCGTATGCGACACCGGTTGGCTGGGAGGCGCGGACCTGGGCACTCGGTGAGGGTACGCGTGACACGGATCCGCGGCAGACGGGAGGCACGAGATGCCTGCGGAATCGGCCAGAACGATCGCACTCCCCTCCGGTGAGGAGATCGCGGCGCTCGGGCAGGGCACCTGGTACCTGGGCGAGGATCCGGCCCGGCGTGAACAGGAGATCGCCGCGCTGCGGCTGGGCGTGGACCTGGGCATGACCGTCGTGGACACGGCGGAGATGTACGGCGACGGCGCAGCCGAGGAGCTCGTCGGGGAGGCCCTCCGGGGACGCCGGGAGGAGGTCTTCCTGGTCAGCAAGGTGCTGCCCGGCCACGCCGATCGGAAGGGCACCGTCGCCGCCTGCGAGGGCAGCCTGCGGCGGCTCCGTGCGGAACGGCTGGACCTCTACCTGCTGCACTGGCGGGGACGGTGGCCACTCGAGGAGACCCTTGCGGGGTTCACCGACCTGATGGAGGCGGAGAAGATCCGTTACTGGGGCGTGAGCAATCTGGACGTCGCCGACATGGTCGAGCTCACCGCCCTCCCCGGCGGCGACGCCGTGGCCGTCGACCAGGTGCTGTACAACCTCTCCCGGCGCGGCATCGAGTGGGATCTGCTCCCCTGGTGCCGCGAGGCCGGGGTGACGGCCATGGCCTACTCCCCGATCGAGCAGGGACGGCTGCTGAAGGTCGAGGCTCTGGGTGCCGTGGCCCGGGCCCTCGGAGCCACGCCGACCCAGGTGGCACTCGCCTGGGTGCTGGAACAGGGGGTGGCCGCGATCCCGCGTTCCGGATCACCCGACCACGTTCGGGAGAACCGCGGCGCGGCGGACCTCCACCTTCCTGCCGAGGCGCTCGACGCCCTCGACGAGGCGTTCCCGCCGCCCAGCGGGCCCACGCCCCTGGAGATGCTCTGAAGGAGTTGACAGGATGGCGCGCTCCCCGCTCGTCGTCGGAATGGGGGGTTCGCTGCGCACCCCGTCGACCAGCCTCACCGCACTGTGTGCGGCGGTCGAGGGGGCGGCCGAGGCGGGCGCCGACACCCAGGTGATCGACCTCAAGCGGCTGGATCTTCCGCTCTACATGTCCGAGCAAGGGGTCCCTCCGTCCGCCCGTCGGCTTGCGGACGCCGTTCAGGCCGCCGACGCCCTGCTGTGGAGCAGCCCGACGTACCACGGGTCGGTCAGCGGCGCGTTCAAGAACGCGGTGGACTGGCTCGCCCTCCTGGCCGACCACGACCCGCCCTACCTGAGCAACAAACCCGTGGGGATGCTGACGACCGCCGGTGGAGTGCAGGGTCTACAGGCGATCAACGCGATGGAGTTCATCGTCCGGTCGCTGCGCGGCTGGGCCGTGCCGCTGGTGTTCGCGGTCCCGCGGTCCTCCCGGGTCTTCGATGGCGACGGACGCCTCACCGACCAGGCGGTCGCGGACCAATTGCGCGGCCTCGGCGCGGAGGTGACCAGGGCGGCCCTGCAGTTCCGGGCGGAGGGCACGTGCGACTACGCGCAGGAGCGGCCGTCCGGGGCCGTCCTGGACTGAGCCCGGCCCTGCCACGCAGGGGCGTCGGGGGTCGTCCTTTCTCAGGGCCCGGCCCGCCCCATGGGCCGCCGGTGCTCGCCGCGCGCCCCGGAGCTCCCGGGCGGGAAGTGCGGCAGCACGTGCTCGGCCAGTTCGTCGATCACTTCGGCGACCGGGCGGCGGCTGTGCTTGAAGTTGATCATCAGCTGGTCGATGCCGATGTCCTGCCAGGCCCGCATCATCGCCAGGAACGACACCCGGCCCACCGAGAAGCCCTGGTGGATGCGCCGGGGCAGGGCCAGCGGGTCCTCGGTCAGGTCCAGGTAGGTGGCCTGCGCGTACGGCTTGAACCCACCGCCGTCGCCCCGGGTCAGCTCCCGCCACCGCTCGATGTTCTCGGCCTGCTGCTGGAGCGGCGGGGTGTAGTACAGCCAGCCGTCCGTACTGTCGGCGATCCACCGGACGTCCTGCCTGCCGCGTCCCGTCATCAGGACGGGGATCCGCCGGTACACCGGCTTGGGCAGCAGATCGGTGCCGCGCATCCGGCCGAGCGGCGACTCCACGTGCGGGAAACGGTGCTCGAGGACGACACGGAAGTACTCCAGCGACTGCCGGAACGTCTCGGCCCGGCCGCCCAGGTCCTGACCGAAGGCCGGGAACTCCACGGGCCGGTCACCGGTGGCCACCCCGAGCAGGAGCCGTCCGCCTGACAGTTGGTCCACCGAGGCGGCCGCCTTGGCGGTGTGCAATGGATGCCGCAGCGGCATGACGATGCTTGCGGTCCCCAGCGTGATCGAGGTGGTGCGGGCGGTGAGCTGCCCCAGGTACACCCACGGGTCGAAGACCTGCCCGGCGTCCCCGAAGCCCGGGTCCAGCAGCGGCACGTCACGGACCCACACCGAGGCGAAGCCGGCCCGCTCGGCCTGCTGGATCCGCTCGATGTGCCCGGCCAGGGACGGCACGGGCCCGTCGAAGCCCTCCAGGGGCGTGATGGCGCCCACGGTCATCCTGCCGCCGGGATACGCCCTGGCCATGGCCACGTGCTCGGAGAACGGCAGCTGCGCCCTGCCTTCGACGTCCACGGGTGCGCCGGCTGAGGGAACTGTCGGTTGTGTCATGCGATCCTCCGGCGATTTCATGCCGTGTCCGGGTCCGCATCCATGCGCTGCGCCGGGGCCGCGTCGTTCCAGGGCCCGTGACGTCCGCCGAAGCGGCGGGTGCCCATGCCGCCGGGGGCAAAACCGTGACGGCCCGGCCACATTTTAGGGATGGGCATGACCTCGTCAGCTCTGCCAGGGAAAAGGGGGTGTTCTTTTTCGGCCTGGCGTGCGGAGTCGCTCAGCAGGGGGGCTCTGCGTATCTCGACCGGGGTAACAGCCGATGGCGGCGCGGCTGGGAGCGAGCGACGCCGTACGGTTCTCGGTGAGGAGTCGAGAGGCATGACGGTGATGGGTGTGTCGAAGTTCGAGAGGTTCTTCCGCGCCGCCGCAGGCCTCGACGTGGACAGGAACGACCTGAAGCGGTACGGCGACTTCGTCGACGCCAAGGTCTACGACCTCCTGGTCGTGGGCCAGGCGCCGGCCAAGGCCAATGGCCGGGACACCGTCGAACCGTGGGCCTCCAGGAGAGCATCCACCGGTTCCGGCGGTCGACGAGGAGGTCGAGGCGAAGCCGATCCTGGAACGGCTCGCCGCGCACCCTCCCCTCGGCAGGACGCCCACCCAGGAGACCGAAGACCGGCTGCTGTCGCAGTCGCGCCCCGGTGCATGTCGCCGGACTGAACCGGCATGCCGGGCGGGGGCCGGAAGGTGGAGACTGGAAGCCTGCACCGAGGCCCGGGTCGCGCCGCAGGTGCTCGGGGATTCGCGATCGCCCTTTCAGCGCGGTTGGTCACCTGGGCCTGGAAAATCACACCCGATTGCCTTCACATAACGGCGCGGGACGCGGAAGGTCGTTTCGGGGGTCCGTCTCGTCCCGCGATGCTCTGACACGCCAAGGGAAGACATGAAAGCTGTCGTCTACGAGGGACCGCGCGCCGTGAGCGTGAAGGATGTCCCCGAGGCGCGTATCGAAAGACCCACGGATGTCCTGGTGAAGATCACCACAACGAACAATCTGACCACTCCCGACGATCCGAGGATGGCCGGGGCCGCCTACGGTTTCGCCGACATAGGGCCCCTACGTCGGCAGGCAGGCCGAACTGCTGCGCTTCCCTACGGCGACCACAACTCCCCGGTGGTGCCGGAAGAGGCCGGGGGGCGGCAGACCGACTATGTGATGCTCTCCGACATCTTCCCCACCGGCCGGCACGTCACCGAGCTCGCCTGCGTGCGGCCCGGCGATACCGTGGTGCTCTACGGAGCCGGCCCGGTGGGCTGCGTGGCCGCGCTGTCGGCAACGCTCAAGAGCGCCGGGAAGGTCCTAATTTCCGACCTACACCCGGACCGCCTCTCCCTCGTCGAACAGATCGGCGCGATCCCGATCCACGATTCCAAGGGGCCCATCGACCAGGTCAAGCACACCAACGGCCTCGGCGCCGACCGCGGCTGCGCGTGCGTGGGCTACCAGGCGCACGAGCCGCAAGGCAACGAGCACCCCGACATGACCCTGAACCACCTGGTGCAGCCCGTGAAGTTCACCGGGACCACCGGTGTGGTCGGCGTGTTCATCCCGCGGGGACCCCGGCGGCCCGGACCGATGTACAGGGAGGGCGAGGCCGCCTTCGCCCACGGCATGCTGGGGTTCAGGGTCCAGAACATCGGCAACGGACAGACCAGCGTCAAGGCGTACAACGAGCAGTTGTACGGCCTGATCCGGGCCGGGAAGGCCGAGCCGTCCTGGATCGTCTCCCACGAACTCGTGGTGAACAAGGCAGCAGACGGATACACGGATACCAGCACGTCGATGCCCGCGACGACGGCTGGACGAAGGTCGTCCTCACCCGGAGGGCAGCTTTCGCTGACCGCGCGCAGACATGCGCTCGGGGCGCCCTCTCCGGCCCTGCCGTCCCGGTCCCGAAAAGGGACCCGGACGGGCCCTGCCGGGTGTCCCCGCCGCTCGCATCGTACAACCAGCGACTCGTGAAGGGAGCCATACCATGACACAGGAACTCCAAGGGATGCGGGTGGGGATTCTGGCCACCGACGGCGTCGAGCGCGTGGAACTCGACCAGCCGCGCGGTGCGCTGCAGGGCGCAGGGGCGAAGACCGAGATCGTTTCGCTCCACCCCGGCGAGATCCAGGCCCGACAGTTCGACCTCAACGCGGCCGGAACCTTCCCCGTGGACCGCCTGGTCGCCGACGCCTCCGTCGACGACTACCACGCCCTGCTCCTGCCCGGCGGCACCATGAACCCTGACCAGCTGCGCATGAACCGCGACGCGGTGCAGTTCGTCAAGGACTTCATGGCCAGCGGGAAACCGGTCGCATCGATCTGCCACGGCCCGTGGACCCTGGTGGAAGCCGACGCCGTGCGCGGCCGCCGCCTGACGTCCTGGCCCAGCATCCGCACCGACCTGCGCAACGCCGGCGCGGAGGTCGTCGCCGACCAGGAGGTGGTCGTCGACGGGCAGCTGGTCACCAGCCGCGGCCCGGCCGACCTGCCCGCCTTCTGCGCCGCCACCGTGGAGCAGTTCGCCCGGGCGCACCACCCCATGCCCGGCTGACCCGGCGGCTTGGTCGCCGGCGGTGGGAGCAGGCGGTGCACGGTGGAGGTGGGCCCGCCGGGCCCGCTCTCCACCCCACGGGCCGGTCAGCCGGGGCGGTCGCCTCCGTACGCCTGCCGGTCCGTAGCGTCGCGCAGCCGCGTCGAATGCCGCCACGTCCAAGTGGTGATCGTCATCATCTCCAGGGCGTCCAGGACGAGTCCGGTCTCCATTGGAGCCGAGGCGGTTCAAAGCGACCTTACGATCTCCGGTAGGCCGGGATCTCGTTCTGGCTCTACTCGGGAGTGGACCCGGCCGAGTGCGCCCGCCGCGCCGGCCAGAGCATCGAGGTTCTCTTTGCGTCTACTGGTCCGGAAGCACTGGTCAGGAGGGGCGCAGCCGTGGGAGGAATGGGGAGTTGGCGCGCAGGCCGGGCTCGGTCGAGAGCGGGTTGAGCGAAAGGCGCCTGACGGGTGAAACCCCAGGTCAGGCGCCCTTTTTCGGGCGTCTGGAAGAAACCCGGCTTCTTCGGGACGTCTTGGACCGGACGGGTCAACACCGTCACCGCCCGCACGGACCGGGTGGACGCCGACGCGTTGTTCATCCGGCCCGACGGCTGTGTCGCCCGGGCCTTGCCCACCGGGCAGGACCCCGACGCCACCACGCTGGTGCGTGCGCTGGGCACATGGTTCGGCCAACCGGCCTGAGCACCGTATTAACAGTCGTCTCAGCTTCGCTCGGTACGAAGTAGGCATCCAGACAAGCGATGCAACCCGTATGTAGGAGGCTAGTGATGGCAGTCAACACAGCACCGTCCGGCGAAGCGCCGGCCGGTCGGTTGGCAGGCCGGTGGGTGCCGTGGTTGGTGATTGGCTTATGGTTGGTGCTGGCGGCGGGCATGGTGCCGCTGAGTGGAAAGTTGAGCTCGGTCACCACCGACAGCGCCGTGGACACCCTGCCGGCCAGTGCCGAGTCCACCAAGGTGGCGGTGTTGGAGGACAGTCTCCCCGACGGTGACAACAACACGTTCGTCTTCGTGTACCACCGCGCCGGCGGCATGACCGACGCCGACCGCGCGACGGTCGAGCGCCACTACAACACCCTTGCCAAGCGGTACCCGCCGAAGGCGACGGCGGCGGCCGACGAGGACGACGAGGGCTCACCGACGAAACGCTCCACCGACGGCAAGGCGATGATGTTCACCCTCGAGGTGAGCACGACCTACGGCGCACCGGAGGCCATCGTCGGGCCGTTGCGTGACGCCGCGAAGGACCGCCCCGCCGGCCTGGAACTCGACGTGACCGGTCCGGGCGCGATCGACGGCGACATGGATGCCGTCTTCGACGGCATCGACGTGCAGGTCCTCCTCACCACCATCGTCGTCGTCACGCTCCTGCTCATCCTCACCTACCGCAGCCCGGTGTTGTGGATCATCCCGCTGGTGGCCGTTGGCGCGGCCGCACTGACCTCGATGGGGACCGTCTACCTGCTCGTCAAGGGCTTCGGCATCGTGGTCAACGACCAGAACTCGGCGCTGCTGACGATCCTGGTATTCGGCGTCGGCACGGACTACGCCCTGTTGCTCATCGCTCGATATCGGGAGGCACTGCACCACCATGAGAACGTCCGGGTCGCGATGGTCCACGCGCTACGCGGCGCGGCGCCGGCCATCGTCGCGTCCGCGGCCACCGTGGTCGCCGGCCTGCTCTGCCTGCTCGTCGCGGACCTGAACAGCACCAGCGGGTTGGGCCCGATCGGTGCGGCCGGCATCCTGTGCGCGCTGGTGGCCATGCTGACGCTCTTCCCGGCGGTGCTCGTGGTGCTCGGCAGGCGGATCTTCTGGCCGGCCATCCCGCGGTTCAGCACGG
Coding sequences:
- a CDS encoding amidohydrolase family protein, translated to MTYIALEEAFIIPELFSRQPSSPQKIQVSDQYVKDWGRRLGDFEEHRLPDMDAHGIDIQILSLSVPGIQADTDAGAAVDNAQFANDFLAQTIARHPTRFRGFAALPLQDPAAAVAELQRCVEQLGFKGALVNDHTQGRYLDDPAYEELWSALEELRVPLYLHPGSLPCDDWHVMRGRPEMYGASWSWQAETGGHAMRLIYAGVFDRHPAATLILGHLGEFLPFQLSRIDSRYRSLRVDEPLQRMPSEYFGSNILITTSGVLAPEAVQAAVLTIGADAVMFAVDYPYEVTADAVASIEKADLPSQVKEKVAHLNARRVLRI
- a CDS encoding TetR/AcrR family transcriptional regulator, which translates into the protein MSSQERSAPRRRNPRGQGQVLKAQLVDAAAKLLSTLDQPETLTLRQVAREVGVAPASIYSHFPDLSALIQHVLRLRYEELARLMDQAAESAPDPLVDLVARCAAYVRWGVGQPGHYRTLFGGRMPDDLVPGSAHGAGAELLEAVVTSLAAAAEGERRQPSAEQQWQAGLMLWTALHGLVSLYNDHGNIPWPPLDDLIADLLSLHTARPAAEIAALLPQYGDDPGLAPDSI
- a CDS encoding NAD(P)-dependent oxidoreductase, whose translation is MRIAVLGASGRTGSALVDKALERGHEVVALVRTPAKVTVPASRQVEVRKADVTDPQSFPDLTDVDVTVSAIGIGKGDGPGALVAGARVLASANSRATVWLGALGSGVSSRSGGLIYAGVMRMFVGSELAEKVEADRIALDAGATVFHAPDVTDGPLSPTRHIVPLADLRRPLLPPRISRATLASLLLDEAETGRHGTGIVVPLS
- a CDS encoding SDR family NAD(P)-dependent oxidoreductase, giving the protein MGNFSGKIGLVTGAGSGIGRATAIELARQGATVTVTDINEATAVETTETIRKDGGEALALSVDIADEDAVRTAVERTVETYGGLDFAVNNAGLDSHHRQLDQMPLEEFERVTHVNLGGTFLCMKYELPALRSRGGGAIVNVASNGGLYAIPTAPAYVAAKHGIVGLTKVAAVDYAPHNIRVNAVCPGPTRTPGFERVAAGTDLIAMQEAITPLGRMATSEEAAAAAIWLCSDAASYITGIALSVDGGRRA
- a CDS encoding helix-turn-helix domain-containing protein, which produces MDELVDAAESSLHLQEASDDRLRAATDLLREDPTRPATPAELGRAVGASERTLSRLFHTELSMSFHRWRTTLRIHHALVNLTTDHTGRWQKPSADGIELFDLQAVTVTRYRYRGNTTSDPWTHPNPARTAESVESPVLGDGYAAFGERHGGMDRWQHRHHAPCRLNRHAPRSDENAEKIPR
- a CDS encoding aldo/keto reductase; its protein translation is MPAESARTIALPSGEEIAALGQGTWYLGEDPARREQEIAALRLGVDLGMTVVDTAEMYGDGAAEELVGEALRGRREEVFLVSKVLPGHADRKGTVAACEGSLRRLRAERLDLYLLHWRGRWPLEETLAGFTDLMEAEKIRYWGVSNLDVADMVELTALPGGDAVAVDQVLYNLSRRGIEWDLLPWCREAGVTAMAYSPIEQGRLLKVEALGAVARALGATPTQVALAWVLEQGVAAIPRSGSPDHVRENRGAADLHLPAEALDALDEAFPPPSGPTPLEML
- a CDS encoding NADPH-dependent FMN reductase, whose translation is MARSPLVVGMGGSLRTPSTSLTALCAAVEGAAEAGADTQVIDLKRLDLPLYMSEQGVPPSARRLADAVQAADALLWSSPTYHGSVSGAFKNAVDWLALLADHDPPYLSNKPVGMLTTAGGVQGLQAINAMEFIVRSLRGWAVPLVFAVPRSSRVFDGDGRLTDQAVADQLRGLGAEVTRAALQFRAEGTCDYAQERPSGAVLD
- a CDS encoding LLM class oxidoreductase, which translates into the protein MTQPTVPSAGAPVDVEGRAQLPFSEHVAMARAYPGGRMTVGAITPLEGFDGPVPSLAGHIERIQQAERAGFASVWVRDVPLLDPGFGDAGQVFDPWVYLGQLTARTTSITLGTASIVMPLRHPLHTAKAAASVDQLSGGRLLLGVATGDRPVEFPAFGQDLGGRAETFRQSLEYFRVVLEHRFPHVESPLGRMRGTDLLPKPVYRRIPVLMTGRGRQDVRWIADSTDGWLYYTPPLQQQAENIERWRELTRGDGGGFKPYAQATYLDLTEDPLALPRRIHQGFSVGRVSFLAMMRAWQDIGIDQLMINFKHSRRPVAEVIDELAEHVLPHFPPGSSGARGEHRRPMGRAGP
- a CDS encoding DUF1931 family protein produces the protein MGVSKFERFFRAAAGLDVDRNDLKRYGDFVDAKVYDLLVVGQAPAKANGRDTVEPWASRRASTGSGGRRGGRGEADPGTARRAPSPRQDAHPGDRRPAAVAVAPRCMSPD